The genomic interval TTCCGTCTGCGCAACCAGCGTGATGTCGCCCTGCCCCGTGGCGCGCCCCTTCAGCCCGTCGCCCTCGCGGCGGATGGTGATGACGAAGTTGGGGGCGAGCTGGTATTCGCCGGCGTAGCGGTCCAGCACCGCCGCGGGCACCGCCACGCGGGGCGCGAGGGGCGCCAGGGCGTCGGCGGGCGACTCGTTGGTCCGGGGGGAGACCGGTTCTTCCGGACCGATCCGCCCGCGCACGAGTAGCCCCGTCACCCGCCCACCCTCGCGCAGGAAGGTGAACCGCGTGCCGGTGTTGGGATTGATGAACTCGTTGCTCCCCAGGGCGCGAATCTCCTGCCGCGTGCCGCCGCGGCCGCGCTGCAGGAACATCCGCTCCCCGTCGCGCGTCACCACCCGCCGCTCATCCTCCGTCACCCGGTACACGCCCACGTACCCGTCCAGCTCCGCCGCGGGAAGCGTGACGAACGCCGGAGCCGCCCTGCCCATCAGGCGCTCGGCGATCCGCACGGCGAAAGTCTCGGGATTGGCGAAGTTCCGCTCCGCGTTGCTGAGCACGTACACGTGCAGGCGCTGCGACGGAATGAACATCCCATGCGTGCTGAACCCGTTGATGTCGCCGCCGTGCTCCACCGACGGCTCGCCCGCCACCCGCGACAGGAACCAGCCGTAGCCGTAGCCGCTCCCCCGCCCGGCCGGCAGCGCGAAGGCCGTGAGCGCGCGCCGCCAGGTCTCGGGCTTCAGGAAATGCTCCGCCTCGATCGACTGCCCCCAGCGCAGCATGTCGTCCACCGTCGACACCAGCGCGCCCGCCGAGTAGGGATGCGTGAGGCTCAGGTACTCGGAGTTGGTGATGGCGCGCCCCTGCCCCACCTGGTAGCCCCGCACCCGCCGGGGGATGATGGCCGTCTGCGTTTCCACGCGCGTGTTCGTCATCCCCAGCGGCTCGAACAGGCGGGTGCGCAGGAAGTCGGCGTAGCCCTGCCCGCTGACCTGTTCGATGAGGGCGCCCAGCAGCGCGTATCCCGAGTTGTTGTAGCGCCAGTCCTCGCCGGGGGCAAAGTCCATCGGCTGGTCGCGGAACGCGGCGATGAGCTCGGCCGGCGTAACGTCGGTGCGCACCTTCGCCCGCCACTCGGGGATGGACGTGTAGCTGCGGATGCCGGACGTGTGGGTCAGCAGGTGCTCGACGGTGATGCGCCGGCCGTGCGTGGGGTAGTCCGGAAAGAACCTGGTGATGTCGTCGTCCAGCGAGAGCTTTCCATCGTCGGCCAGCATGAGCGTGGCGACGGCGGTGAACTGCTTGGTGATGGATCCCAGCCGGAAGACGTGCTCCGGGCGCATGGGCACACCGAGCTCGATGTCGGCCATTCCGTACGCCTTGCGCATCAGCACGCGGTCGCCGCGAGCCACGATCACCGCCGCGCCCGGCCCGCCGGCGGGATAGGCGGCCGCGAGCATGGAATCCACCCCGGCCAGCGAGGGGTCCACCACCGGGGCGGAGGCGGCGACGGCCTGCGCAAGCGTGGTGACCGGCGCGGCGAGGAACGCGCAGAGCGCCAGCGCGCGGAAACTTCGCGAGAATCGAGGCATGGGAGAGCGGGGGTTGGGGAGCGGAGCGGCGCGGGTGGATGTCCGGGCGA from Longimicrobium sp. carries:
- a CDS encoding serine hydrolase, translated to MPRFSRSFRALALCAFLAAPVTTLAQAVAASAPVVDPSLAGVDSMLAAAYPAGGPGAAVIVARGDRVLMRKAYGMADIELGVPMRPEHVFRLGSITKQFTAVATLMLADDGKLSLDDDITRFFPDYPTHGRRITVEHLLTHTSGIRSYTSIPEWRAKVRTDVTPAELIAAFRDQPMDFAPGEDWRYNNSGYALLGALIEQVSGQGYADFLRTRLFEPLGMTNTRVETQTAIIPRRVRGYQVGQGRAITNSEYLSLTHPYSAGALVSTVDDMLRWGQSIEAEHFLKPETWRRALTAFALPAGRGSGYGYGWFLSRVAGEPSVEHGGDINGFSTHGMFIPSQRLHVYVLSNAERNFANPETFAVRIAERLMGRAAPAFVTLPAAELDGYVGVYRVTEDERRVVTRDGERMFLQRGRGGTRQEIRALGSNEFINPNTGTRFTFLREGGRVTGLLVRGRIGPEEPVSPRTNESPADALAPLAPRVAVPAAVLDRYAGEYQLAPNFVITIRREGDGLKGRATGQGDITLVAQTETRFAAQEVQATVEFERDASGAVTRLILTQGGRTLPAPKIK